Below is a genomic region from Longimicrobium sp..
CGGCAAACCGGTGGAGCTCACGCCGCGCGAGTTCGCGGTCCTGGAATACCTGCTTCGCAACGCGGGCCGCCCCCTGAGCCGCGCGGCGATGATGGAGCACGTGTGGGGAATCCGATTCGATCCCGGCACCAACATCGTGGACGTGTGCATCAATTCGCTGAGAACCAAGCTGGAAGACCGCGACCGGGGATTGATCCAGACGGTGCGCGGGGTGGGCTACGCCATCAAGCCGCCGGCCGGGGAGCCGGAGTGAACCGCCGCCGCTCGCTCCGGCGCGAGATCGTCGCGGGGTATTCGCTGATCCTGCTGGTGGCGCTCACCCTGTTCGCGGGCGCCACCTACG
It encodes:
- a CDS encoding winged helix-turn-helix domain-containing protein translates to GKPVELTPREFAVLEYLLRNAGRPLSRAAMMEHVWGIRFDPGTNIVDVCINSLRTKLEDRDRGLIQTVRGVGYAIKPPAGEPE